A window from Solea senegalensis isolate Sse05_10M linkage group LG15, IFAPA_SoseM_1, whole genome shotgun sequence encodes these proteins:
- the zgc:172136 gene encoding FERM domain-containing protein 6 isoform X3, with the protein MSASIKQERTICVLLPNKDQLDITVRPKSTGQDVFNRVTELLGVKELHFFGLTVVKDNEHIFLDMEEKVNKYFPKDWRQDSGKTLQKRLLPLILCLKVQYYVENGRLICERKARHLYYSDLRERVLRSECRQQEEAYFQLAGYALQADLGDHPMPKESTPYFEPKDYFPPWIIAKRGVNYLLCHGPKVHQELWGMSARDAMLLFIRESCRLEDVPVTFYRLQKDKKEERGTALLGLTLRGMQVYQEMNNMRQLLYNFPWTNVGRLTFLGKKFEIQPDGLPSARKLVYYTGSSFRSRHLLLHLSSSHRLYLSLQPALKHLRQLEESEEKKRYRESYISDDLDLDPPGSESSPGLSRHSTSSSGIEADARQHSISTEMASLEEEGRMCFGSAASRVSPCTSGFDAGTKTQTEDEWWQEQAVKATDGSPNDVLGEEPDDMFQLADLLQGVSVDCAELTLDTLSSENKSSTPDTDEYCGNLHNEDMSQQMLKSRAPVCVDRHSHSLDDVSFLPPPAPLGTTLLPDSSHSYTFGFPGQPTAFLWTC; encoded by the exons ATGTCGGCTTCAATAAAGCAGGAGCGTACCATTTGTGTTCTCCTCCCCAACAAAGACCAGCTGGACATCACTGTCAGG CCAAAGTCCACAGGGCAGGATGTTTTTAATCGAGTGACGGAGCTTCTCGGAGTCAAAGAGCTGCACTTCTTTGGCCTCACAGTGGTGAAGG ATAATGAGCACATATTTTTAGACATGGAGGAGAAAGTGAACAAGTACTTTCCTAAGGACTGGAGGCAAGATTCAGGAAAA ACACTTCAGAAGAGACTGTTGCCTTTAATACTCTGCCTCAAAGTGCAGTACTATGTTGAGAATGGGAGACTTATTTG TGAACGAAAGGCACGGCATCTTTACTACTCTGACTTGCGCGAGCGAGTGCTTCGCTCTGAATGTCGTCAGCAAGAGGAGGCGTACTTCCAGCTGGCAGGTTATGCCTTGCAGGCTGACCTTGGTGACCACCCGATGCCTAAGGAGTCCACCCCTTACTTTGAACCCAAGGATTACTTTCCCCCCTGG ATTATAGCTAAGCGCGGAGTGAACTACCTCCTCTGCCATGGTCCCAAAGTGCATCAGGAGCTGTGGGGCATGTCAGCCCGTGATGCCATGCTGCTCTTCATCAGGGAGTCGTGTCGACTGGAGGACGTACCTGTCACGTTTTACAGACTGCAAAAG GACaaaaaggaggagaggggaaCGGCATTGCTCGGACTGACCCTGCGTGGAATGCAGGTTTATCag GAGATGAACAACATGCGACAGCTGCTATACAACTTTCCTTGGACAAACGTGGGACGTCTCACTTTCCTG GGGAAGAAATTTGAGATCCAGCCAGATGGTTTACCGTCAGCGAGGAAGCTGGTTTACTACACTGGCTCGTCGTTCCGCTCTCGCCACCTCCTCCTGCACCTGAGCAGCAGCCATCGTCTTTACCTCAGCCTCCAGCCTGCCCTCAAACACTTACGCCAGCTGGAGGAGAGCGAAG agaaaaaGCGTTACAGAGAATCATACATTAGTGATGACCTGGACTTGGACCCCCCCGGCAGTGAGAGCAGCCCTGGTCTGTCTCGACACTCGACCAGCAGCTCTGGAATTGAAGCAGATGCCCGTCAGCACAGCATCTCCACAGAGATGGCCTCCCTGGAGGAGGAAGGTCGGATGTGTTTTGGCTCAGCAGCCAGCCGTGTCAGCCCCTGTACCTCTGGGTTTGATGCAGGCACCAAAACTCAGACTGAAGATGAGTGGTGGCAAGAGCAAG caGTTAAGGCCACTGATGGAAGTCCAAATGATGTTCTTGGGGAAGAACCTGATGACATGTTCCAGTTGGCTGACCTTCTTCAAGGGGTTTCTGTGGATTGTGCGGAACTCACCTTGGACACTCTTTCATCAG aaaataaatcatccACCCCAGACACAGATGAATATTGTGGAAATTTACACAATGAAGATATGTCACAACAG ATGCTGAAATCTAGGGCACCAGTATGTGTGGATCGGCACAGCCACAGTCTAGATGATGTCAGTTTCCTTCCACCTCCTGCCCCCCTGGGAACCACATTGCTGCCTGATTCCTCCCACAGCTACACATTTGGATTCCCAG GTCAACCAACAGCCTTTCTCTGGACATGTTAG
- the zgc:172136 gene encoding FERM domain-containing protein 6 isoform X1 produces MSASIKQERTICVLLPNKDQLDITVRPKSTGQDVFNRVTELLGVKELHFFGLTVVKDNEHIFLDMEEKVNKYFPKDWRQDSGKTLQKRLLPLILCLKVQYYVENGRLICERKARHLYYSDLRERVLRSECRQQEEAYFQLAGYALQADLGDHPMPKESTPYFEPKDYFPPWIIAKRGVNYLLCHGPKVHQELWGMSARDAMLLFIRESCRLEDVPVTFYRLQKDKKEERGTALLGLTLRGMQVYQEMNNMRQLLYNFPWTNVGRLTFLGKKFEIQPDGLPSARKLVYYTGSSFRSRHLLLHLSSSHRLYLSLQPALKHLRQLEESEEKKRYRESYISDDLDLDPPGSESSPGLSRHSTSSSGIEADARQHSISTEMASLEEEGRMCFGSAASRVSPCTSGFDAGTKTQTEDEWWQEQAVKATDGSPNDVLGEEPDDMFQLADLLQGVSVDCAELTLDTLSSENKSSTPDTDEYCGNLHNEDMSQQMLKSRAPVCVDRHSHSLDDVSFLPPPAPLGTTLLPDSSHSYTFGFPGISTNTKTPVDQTCYPLLHCPAKPSFYGRRSTNSLSLDMLDDEQFLEFIL; encoded by the exons ATGTCGGCTTCAATAAAGCAGGAGCGTACCATTTGTGTTCTCCTCCCCAACAAAGACCAGCTGGACATCACTGTCAGG CCAAAGTCCACAGGGCAGGATGTTTTTAATCGAGTGACGGAGCTTCTCGGAGTCAAAGAGCTGCACTTCTTTGGCCTCACAGTGGTGAAGG ATAATGAGCACATATTTTTAGACATGGAGGAGAAAGTGAACAAGTACTTTCCTAAGGACTGGAGGCAAGATTCAGGAAAA ACACTTCAGAAGAGACTGTTGCCTTTAATACTCTGCCTCAAAGTGCAGTACTATGTTGAGAATGGGAGACTTATTTG TGAACGAAAGGCACGGCATCTTTACTACTCTGACTTGCGCGAGCGAGTGCTTCGCTCTGAATGTCGTCAGCAAGAGGAGGCGTACTTCCAGCTGGCAGGTTATGCCTTGCAGGCTGACCTTGGTGACCACCCGATGCCTAAGGAGTCCACCCCTTACTTTGAACCCAAGGATTACTTTCCCCCCTGG ATTATAGCTAAGCGCGGAGTGAACTACCTCCTCTGCCATGGTCCCAAAGTGCATCAGGAGCTGTGGGGCATGTCAGCCCGTGATGCCATGCTGCTCTTCATCAGGGAGTCGTGTCGACTGGAGGACGTACCTGTCACGTTTTACAGACTGCAAAAG GACaaaaaggaggagaggggaaCGGCATTGCTCGGACTGACCCTGCGTGGAATGCAGGTTTATCag GAGATGAACAACATGCGACAGCTGCTATACAACTTTCCTTGGACAAACGTGGGACGTCTCACTTTCCTG GGGAAGAAATTTGAGATCCAGCCAGATGGTTTACCGTCAGCGAGGAAGCTGGTTTACTACACTGGCTCGTCGTTCCGCTCTCGCCACCTCCTCCTGCACCTGAGCAGCAGCCATCGTCTTTACCTCAGCCTCCAGCCTGCCCTCAAACACTTACGCCAGCTGGAGGAGAGCGAAG agaaaaaGCGTTACAGAGAATCATACATTAGTGATGACCTGGACTTGGACCCCCCCGGCAGTGAGAGCAGCCCTGGTCTGTCTCGACACTCGACCAGCAGCTCTGGAATTGAAGCAGATGCCCGTCAGCACAGCATCTCCACAGAGATGGCCTCCCTGGAGGAGGAAGGTCGGATGTGTTTTGGCTCAGCAGCCAGCCGTGTCAGCCCCTGTACCTCTGGGTTTGATGCAGGCACCAAAACTCAGACTGAAGATGAGTGGTGGCAAGAGCAAG caGTTAAGGCCACTGATGGAAGTCCAAATGATGTTCTTGGGGAAGAACCTGATGACATGTTCCAGTTGGCTGACCTTCTTCAAGGGGTTTCTGTGGATTGTGCGGAACTCACCTTGGACACTCTTTCATCAG aaaataaatcatccACCCCAGACACAGATGAATATTGTGGAAATTTACACAATGAAGATATGTCACAACAG ATGCTGAAATCTAGGGCACCAGTATGTGTGGATCGGCACAGCCACAGTCTAGATGATGTCAGTTTCCTTCCACCTCCTGCCCCCCTGGGAACCACATTGCTGCCTGATTCCTCCCACAGCTACACATTTGGATTCCCAGGTAtctcaacaaacacaaagacccCCGTTGATCAAACTTGTTACCCCCTTTTGCACTGCCCAGCCAAACCTTCATTCTATGGCCGCAGGTCAACCAACAGCCTTTCTCTGGACATGTTAGATGATGAACAGTTCTTGGAATTCATTCTTTGA
- the tarbp1 gene encoding probable methyltransferase TARBP1, which translates to MYSVLIDAVLSSSPDCERLLESLCWPAQTWPETERVEALTAFIQGLGPLLTDSDKTPFTAAQRRRIQDKIESVIWTQCLPLFATISAEPGEAVRCRESTAATCRLVSACVPLCDEAVPGRVALSILPSLQLSDEESLSVEVSSEVMAALIPALSADEQLTLRTMSSALSCMKTLPVALVSKVTVRLLLTLLKCCGGATLDSILRLVLDDLCSWHCAQRTPVVTERALLCLTVISDHLLTPHSLSSSSITTCEPDPRLSLQFWRMVQDGLTHRDSVSRKRALYLLKRCVALSEEEQVECPLSPSGEGETLFKWAPTRSKLLREFWEDYVLVMETLEENQVHVVRPVLNRIDTLIQTTVNDSQASGQGLFHPSWLLCVYQRMFHSENKSLMREGVCHLLELQVLQQPDFALAFSQFIVGPFMDVLSETSLFYRSAEQSVGYSPELGAKLQVFLAVFFTSLPAEHRGCVLLELIQQLGSKHWCAVPLLFLSQALSKLPPSPLLGLDGLAALREVLRCTMITHQVLLRGAAQCFLLKSALCLTDVSAVSLDDFFSFLMHFHADESLCRGTQVWNQLCVWLSDNEGRFKPRTVDGDHTSAATKKETIKGYVQDEIHAFLRVPASTGQTERLPDPKEAEKLARAILLCVDMEQRQLGTAMTNILELLLSPLLDTLSRVSTNIYLPLRKSDKSLQLVLQLFQLGQTPGCQSIGGELGDTVNVALEKLIFKLTDPIQDFILRRLCGELQELFDVERAELYLSVLSQLLASYSSTPHLHIKVQQNNFPKLIKHNLTVLQESSQQIPSMTHQVARAVAMASLAKVCSLVEQEVIATRSETTFALKALNDYFYSSVPSVSQSQSSLGNFNKRLLKPQTGDLSCDLAVQGPLVKDWGRIAANFMRDQWICLSFLIKTIGIPEISRSPETLKAALSCSVEALALLPSDLVLPVLTFMETLLPQLLITEEALCVEAVTLSWDLVQTLSSNGQAFWPALKGFISMAFHRHLLQLSHTQAVTFVATLKQIAADLIELSQAKSGVLGVLLQHCCQTWLPTDRSGGEKADGAFSSVFSHINILTEACVYGPVLRKDQRLLQDVQTYVEQLGDECTVKVIVASENRDEQFPRTCVLAFLSRLDSSNSEHETLMEAVVMALLKKDNDISKSKVRKNINALQHRITNRVWQTLLLLLPKLREEFVATLLNHVFEAGFCSNQASVKYLIEWMMILILIRYPQHMDSFWACFNMDQEKTKTSICTFLSVLVHFDVIIPNLNNKAAQLRKALNSILQWCFNHNFSVRLYALLALKRVWSLAEVHAEEGADGWGGLSTVIKACLNQAEAMQSTGNANKNWIRIQEHFFFGAFHPIRDYSVETIFFTFPSLSELTDDEWIPPWKFEKLSCFSESPSFPLKNPAPDLSQLQPGDWIQQDKGQQDQEERWAEVQKKITPWRLGIQEQEPELHLVPSQRAARLGKLHGALLVVASLIDKPTNLGGLCRTCEIFGASSLVLDSLRHINDKHFQSLSVSSELWLPLLEVKPVELTDFLQEKKSEGYCIVGVEQTANSQSLQDYQFPEKTLLLLGNEREGIPANLLQMLDVCVEIPQQGVIRSLNVHVSAALLIWEYTRQHLASGSAKADA; encoded by the exons ATGTATTCTGTTTTAATTGACGCAGTCTTATCCAGCTCTCCGGACTGTGAGCGCCTGTTGGAGTCTCTGTGCTGGCCCGCTCAGACGTGGCCGGAGACGGAGCGGGTGGAGGCGCTGACGGCTTTCATCCAGGGACTGGGACCACTTCTGACAGACTCGGACAAAACTCCTTTTACCGCTGCGCAAAGACGACGTATTCAAGATAAAATAGAGTCGGTTATTTGGACGCAGTGTCTGCCTCTCTTCGCCACAATATCGGCAGAACCAGGTGAAGCCGTGCGCTGCAGGGAGAGCACAGCCGCCACCTGCCGCCTCGTGAGCGCCTGTGTCCCGCTGTGTGATGAGGCTGTGCCGGGGCGCGTGGCTCTGTCCATCCTGCCGTCACTGCAGCTGTCAGATGAAGAGTCACTCAGCGTGGAGGTCTCCAGCGAAGTCATGGCCGCTCTCATACCTGCTCTGTCGGCAGACGAGCAGCTCACACTCAGGACCATGTCTTCTGCCTTGTCCTGCATGAAAACACTCCCTGTTGCTCTGGTCTCCAAAGTCACAGTCAGACTCCTCTTGACTCTTCTCAAGTGCTGCGGTGGTGCCACGTTAGACAGTATCCTCAGGCTGGTCCTGGACGATCTGTGCAGCTGGCACTGCGCTCAGCGCACACCTGTGGTCACGGAGAGGGCTCTACTGTGTTTGACAGTCATCTCTGATCACCTGCTGACACCTCACagcctgtcctcctcctccatcaccacctGTGAGCCCGACCCTCGCCTGTCTCTCCAGTTCTGGAGGATGGTTCAGGACGGATTGACGCACAGAGACAGCGTGTCACGTAAGAGGGCGCTCTACCTGCTGAAAAGGTGTGTGGCCCtgtcagaggaggagcaggtggagTGTCCCCTCTCTCCTTCAGGCGAAG GTGAGACCTTGTTCAAATGGGCCCCCACCAGGAGCAAGTTGCTCAGAGAGTTCTGGGAGGATTACGTGCTGGTGATGGAGACCCTGGAGGAAAACCAG GTTCATGTTGTCCGGCCGGTTCTTAACAGGATAGACACCTTGATCCAAACAACAGTGAATGATAGTCAag CTTCAGGTCAAGGCCTCTTCCACCCGTCCTGGCTGCTGTGTGTATACCAGCGGATGTTccacagtgaaaataaatcCTTAATGCGAGAGGGTGTCTGTCATCTGCTTGAGCTGCAGGTCCTCCAGCAGCCGGACTTCGCTTTGGCTTTTTCTCAG TTTATTGTTGGTCCTTTCATGGATGTGCTGTCTGAAACTTCGCTCTTTTACAG GTCAGCTGAGCAGAGTGTAGGATATTCTCCTGAGCTAGGGGCCAAACTCCAAGTCTTCCTGGCCGTTTTCTTCACTAGCCTACCAGCAGAACACAGAG GTTGTGTTTTGCTAGAGCTGATTCAACAACTGGGCTCTAAGCACTGGTGTGCGGtgcctcttctcttcctctcccagGCTCTGTCCAAACTCCCCCCCAGCCCCCTGCTGGGGTTGGATGGACTTGCGGCTCTAAG GGAGGTGCTGCGCTGCACCATGATCACACATCAGGTGTTGTTAAGAGGCGCTGCCCAGTGCTTCTTACTCAAGAGTGCCCTCTGTCTCACAGATGTG agTGCAGTGAGTCTAGATGATTTCTTTAGTTTCCTGATGCATTTCCATGCAGATGAGTCACTGTGTAGAGGGACACAGGTCTGGAATCAG TTGTGTGTCTGGCTGTCGGACAATGAAGGCCGTTTCAAGCCCAGGACTGTGGATGGTGATCACACCAGTGCTgccacaaagaaagaaacaatcaAAGGCTATGTTCAGGACGAGATACACGCCTTTCTCCGAGTTCCAGCTAGTACAG GCCAGACTGAGAGGTTACCTGACCCCAAAGAGGCTGAGAAGTTGGCCAGGGCAattctgctgtgtgtggatATGGAGCAGCGTCAACTTGGCACAGCTATGACTAACATTCTAGAGCTATTACTCTCTCCTCTGCTAGACACACTGAGCAGAGTCAGCACAAATATTTACCTGCCTCTGCGCAAGAGTGACAAGAGCCTGCAGCTTGTGCTACAACTCTTCCAGCTTGGACAAACACCAGGTTGTCAGAGTATTGGAGGAGAGCTGG GTGACACTGTGAATGTTGCATTGGAGAAACTGATTTTTAAACTTACAGATCCAATCCAGGACTTTATCTTGAGGCGTCTATGTGGGGAGCTTCAGGAG ttattCGATGTTGAGCGGGCAGAGTTGTACCTGAGCGTGCTGAGCCAGCTGTTGGCCTCGTACAGTTCTACACCACATCTCCATATTAAAGTTCAgcagaataatttccctaaacTCATCAAACACAACCTCACAGTCCTCCAGGAATCAAGCCAGCAG aTCCCTTCCATGACACACCAGGTGGCTCGAGCGGTTGCTATGGCATCCCTCGCCAAGGTTTGCAGTCTTGTGGAGCAAGAAGTGATTGCCACAAGATCAGAGACCACTTTTGCTCTGAAAGCACTGAATGACTACTTCTACAGCTCAGTGCCGTCTGTCTCACAAAGTCAGTCGTCACTGGGAAACTTCAACAAACGTTTGCTAAAACCACAGACGGGAGACCTTTCATG TGATTTAGCAGTGCAGGGCCCACTGGTGAAGGACTGGGGACGTATTGCTGCCAATTTTATGCGCGACCAGTGGATTTGCCTGAGCTTCCTGATTAAGACGATTGGGATTCCTGAGATTTCCAGATCGCCAGAGACTCTGAAAGCTGCTCTGAGCTGCAGTGTGGAGGCTCTGGCACTGCTGCCCAGTGACCTGGTGCTGCCTGTGCTCACCTTTATGGAGACATTACTGCCACAA TTGCTAATTACTGAAGAGGCACTCTGTGTGGAGGCTGTGACACTGAGCTGGGATCTGGTGCAAACACTGAGCTCCAATGGCCAAGCCTTCTGGCCGGCCCTGAAAGGCTTCATCTCTATGGCCTTCCATCGTCATCTACTCCAGCTGTCACACACTCAGGCTGTGACGTTTGTGGCCACCTTGAAACAG ATCGCCGCCGACTTGATTGAGCTCTCTCAGGCAAAGAGCGGAGTATTGGGAGTGCTGCTTCAACACTGTTGTCAAACGTGGCTGCCCACAGACCGAAGTGGAGGCGAAAAGGCCGACGGGGCGTTTTCAAGTGTTTTCAGCCACATCAACATCCTGACTGAGGCCTGTGTCTATGGACCCGTTCTCAGAAAGGACCAACG ACTCCTCCAGGATGTACAAACGTACGTGGAGCAACTCGGTGATGAGTGTACTGTTAAAGTCATAGTTGCAAG tgaaaacagagATGAGCAGTTTCCCCGCACATGTGTATTGGCTTTCCTCAGCCGCCTTGATTCTTCTAATTCAGAGCACGAAACACTGATGGAGGCTGTAGTTATGGCTTTGTTgaaaaag GATAATGACATATCAAAGTCAAAAGTGCGCAAAAATATCAACGCCCTGCAACATCGCATCACAAACAGAGTTTGgcaaacactgctgctgttgctgcccAAACTCAGAGAG gagtttGTCGCCACTTTGCTGAACCACGTGTTTGAAGCTGGATTCTGCAGTAACCAGGCTTCAGTCAAATACCTGATCGAATGGATGATGATTCTGATCCTCATTCGCTATCCACAACACATGGACAGCTTCTGGGCCTGCTTCAACATG GATCAAGAAAAGACCAAGACCAGCATCTGTACTTTCCTGTCAGTCCTGGTACATTTTGATGTGATCATTCCTAATCTGAACAATAAG GCAGCACAGTTGCGTAAAGCACTGAACAGCATCCTGCAGTGGTGTTTCAATCATAACTTTAGCGTGCGTCTGTATGCCTTGCTGGCCCTGAAGAGGGTGTGGAGCCTGGCTGAAGTCCACGCAGAGGAAGGAGCCGATGGTTGGGGAGGTTTGTCCACTGTGATCAAAGCCTGTTTGAACCAGGCTGAGGCCATGCAGAGCACTGG AAATGCCAACAAAAATTGGATAAGAATCCAGGAGCACTTCTTCTTTGGTGCCTTTCATCCTATCAGGGATTACAGTGTTGag ACCATATTCTTTACCTTTCCCAGTCTGTCAGAGTTGACTGATGATGAGTGGATTCCCCCATGGAAGTTTGAGAAACTGTCATGTTTCTCTGAAAGTCCATCTTTCCCTTTGAAAAATCCTGCACCGGATCTCAGCCAGCTCCAGCCTGGAGACTGGATCCAACAAGACAAAG GTCAACAGGATCAGGAGGAACGCTGGGCTGAGGTGCAGAAGAAGATCACTCCCTGGAGGTTGGGGATCCAGGAGCAGGAGCCCGAGCTTCACTTGGTTCCGTCGCAAAGGGCTGCTCGTCTGGGCAAACTGCACGGTGCTCTGCTGGTGGTCGCCTCACTGATAGATAAACCCACCAATTTAGGAG gtCTGTGCAGAACATGTGAGATATTTGGTGCCAGTTCTCTAGTTCTGGATAGCCTTCGCCACATCAACGACAAACACTTTCAGTCCCTGAGTGTCTCGTCTGAGCTCTGGCTTCCTCTGTTGGAG GTGAAGCCTGTGGAGCTCACCGACTtcctgcaggagaagaagagtgaAGGCTACTGTATTGTTGGGGTGGAGCAGACCGCCAACAGTCAGAGTCTCCAGGATTATCAGTTTCCTGAAAAGACTCTTTTACTTCTGGG
- the zgc:172136 gene encoding FERM domain-containing protein 6 isoform X2 yields the protein MSASIKQERTICVLLPNKDQLDITVRPKSTGQDVFNRVTELLGVKELHFFGLTVVKDNEHIFLDMEEKVNKYFPKDWRQDSGKTLQKRLLPLILCLKVQYYVENGRLICERKARHLYYSDLRERVLRSECRQQEEAYFQLAGYALQADLGDHPMPKESTPYFEPKDYFPPWIIAKRGVNYLLCHGPKVHQELWGMSARDAMLLFIRESCRLEDVPVTFYRLQKDKKEERGTALLGLTLRGMQVYQEMNNMRQLLYNFPWTNVGRLTFLGKKFEIQPDGLPSARKLVYYTGSSFRSRHLLLHLSSSHRLYLSLQPALKHLRQLEESEEKKRYRESYISDDLDLDPPGSESSPGLSRHSTSSSGIEADARQHSISTEMASLEEEGRMCFGSAASRVSPCTSGFDAGTKTQTEDEWWQEQVKATDGSPNDVLGEEPDDMFQLADLLQGVSVDCAELTLDTLSSENKSSTPDTDEYCGNLHNEDMSQQMLKSRAPVCVDRHSHSLDDVSFLPPPAPLGTTLLPDSSHSYTFGFPGISTNTKTPVDQTCYPLLHCPAKPSFYGRRSTNSLSLDMLDDEQFLEFIL from the exons ATGTCGGCTTCAATAAAGCAGGAGCGTACCATTTGTGTTCTCCTCCCCAACAAAGACCAGCTGGACATCACTGTCAGG CCAAAGTCCACAGGGCAGGATGTTTTTAATCGAGTGACGGAGCTTCTCGGAGTCAAAGAGCTGCACTTCTTTGGCCTCACAGTGGTGAAGG ATAATGAGCACATATTTTTAGACATGGAGGAGAAAGTGAACAAGTACTTTCCTAAGGACTGGAGGCAAGATTCAGGAAAA ACACTTCAGAAGAGACTGTTGCCTTTAATACTCTGCCTCAAAGTGCAGTACTATGTTGAGAATGGGAGACTTATTTG TGAACGAAAGGCACGGCATCTTTACTACTCTGACTTGCGCGAGCGAGTGCTTCGCTCTGAATGTCGTCAGCAAGAGGAGGCGTACTTCCAGCTGGCAGGTTATGCCTTGCAGGCTGACCTTGGTGACCACCCGATGCCTAAGGAGTCCACCCCTTACTTTGAACCCAAGGATTACTTTCCCCCCTGG ATTATAGCTAAGCGCGGAGTGAACTACCTCCTCTGCCATGGTCCCAAAGTGCATCAGGAGCTGTGGGGCATGTCAGCCCGTGATGCCATGCTGCTCTTCATCAGGGAGTCGTGTCGACTGGAGGACGTACCTGTCACGTTTTACAGACTGCAAAAG GACaaaaaggaggagaggggaaCGGCATTGCTCGGACTGACCCTGCGTGGAATGCAGGTTTATCag GAGATGAACAACATGCGACAGCTGCTATACAACTTTCCTTGGACAAACGTGGGACGTCTCACTTTCCTG GGGAAGAAATTTGAGATCCAGCCAGATGGTTTACCGTCAGCGAGGAAGCTGGTTTACTACACTGGCTCGTCGTTCCGCTCTCGCCACCTCCTCCTGCACCTGAGCAGCAGCCATCGTCTTTACCTCAGCCTCCAGCCTGCCCTCAAACACTTACGCCAGCTGGAGGAGAGCGAAG agaaaaaGCGTTACAGAGAATCATACATTAGTGATGACCTGGACTTGGACCCCCCCGGCAGTGAGAGCAGCCCTGGTCTGTCTCGACACTCGACCAGCAGCTCTGGAATTGAAGCAGATGCCCGTCAGCACAGCATCTCCACAGAGATGGCCTCCCTGGAGGAGGAAGGTCGGATGTGTTTTGGCTCAGCAGCCAGCCGTGTCAGCCCCTGTACCTCTGGGTTTGATGCAGGCACCAAAACTCAGACTGAAGATGAGTGGTGGCAAGAGCAAG TTAAGGCCACTGATGGAAGTCCAAATGATGTTCTTGGGGAAGAACCTGATGACATGTTCCAGTTGGCTGACCTTCTTCAAGGGGTTTCTGTGGATTGTGCGGAACTCACCTTGGACACTCTTTCATCAG aaaataaatcatccACCCCAGACACAGATGAATATTGTGGAAATTTACACAATGAAGATATGTCACAACAG ATGCTGAAATCTAGGGCACCAGTATGTGTGGATCGGCACAGCCACAGTCTAGATGATGTCAGTTTCCTTCCACCTCCTGCCCCCCTGGGAACCACATTGCTGCCTGATTCCTCCCACAGCTACACATTTGGATTCCCAGGTAtctcaacaaacacaaagacccCCGTTGATCAAACTTGTTACCCCCTTTTGCACTGCCCAGCCAAACCTTCATTCTATGGCCGCAGGTCAACCAACAGCCTTTCTCTGGACATGTTAGATGATGAACAGTTCTTGGAATTCATTCTTTGA